One genomic region from Athalia rosae chromosome 3, iyAthRosa1.1, whole genome shotgun sequence encodes:
- the LOC105686868 gene encoding synaptogenesis protein syg-2 isoform X6, which translates to MRPKHSEQAPHWKDTEYLNERAMFRTVTEPATLNIDHVEERDEGDYRCRVDFTKSPTRNSRIQLTVIVPPHKPNILDENGRTVPTVAGPYVEGGVMRLTCLVSGGRPQPVVRWWRGENLLDSKDEPGEFPALRRNTLVVTSLSRADLHAEFTCQALNNNISQPVSASVRIEMHLTPMSVQMLVSDLAPLSAERKYTIKCMTFGSRPPAKITWFLDGKSLENYSEKISQDTNMTESSLSFKATLQDHKKVLTCRADNPLVDGGVEEDTWKLNIHFVPVLRLDLGSNMNPEDIEEGDDVYFECKVHANPEAYKVVWKHNGNVIQNNAKNGFIVQRYDLALRTVNRSQAGNYTCVASNVEGDGTSNSVELKIMYKPICLPDQKRVYGVARHEEARVVCRVEAYPAPDSFRWAFNNTEEMVDVPQARYKNSTRRTQSTLTYRPVTEMDYGMVLCWASNTAGQQRNACMFHIIPAGKPESPYNCTLTNQTTDSLSVECAVGFDGGQPQHFLLEVFDQHTGMLQANITSKDAAFTVQDLKPGKVLKMILYAANSKGRSDPTLLEGFTLKIAEKQTVRVLFTGTPIPFELTPLLGVLIGVITALILVTLIILGALKLKSDRRAQRPGDLPLKKATAPSAEELYDTDDRNPDVVPTNKDSDYQLTGSTAGTPLAVQSTPDGQPSNIPAHQMNHLQGLPPTYQLNEYDNYPTLPLSGEVTYAELCLARPTTLSTSGLDTKMGVIVGGKPYTKEATVYACIDHSVRPPPGSLGFQQQQDVGVITTPGSGVLSGKHHPREVVTVRTPLISTQESCV; encoded by the exons ATGAGGCCGAAGCACTCGGAACAGGCGCCTCATTGGAAGGACACCGAGTACCTGAACGAAAGAGCGATGTTCAGAACGGTGACCGAACCCGCGACGTTGAACATCGACCACGTCGAGGAGAGGGACGAAGGTGATTACAGGTGCAGAGTCGACTTTACAAAAAGTCCGACGAGGAACTCGAGGATCCAATTGACCGTCATAG TTCCACCTCACAAGCCAAATATTCTTGACGAAAATGGGAGAACGGTACCTACTGTCGCAGGACCATACGTCGAAGGGGGAGTCATGAGACTGACTTGCCTCGTCTCGGGAG GTCGTCCCCAGCCGGTGGTTCGGTGGTGGAGGGGAGAAAATCTTCTGGACTCCAAGGACGAACCGGGAGAATTTCCGGCCCTCAGACGGAACACTTTGGTCGTTACGAGCCTGTCCAGGGCGGATTTACACGCTGAATTCACCTGCCAGGCTTTGAACAACAACATAAGCCAACCGGTTTCGGCATCGGTTCGCATAGAAATGCACC tgACACCCATGAGCGTCCAGATGCTCGTCAGCGATCTCGCACCCCTCAGTGCCGAGAGAAAGTACACCATAAAATGTATGACCTTCGGATCCAGGCCACCGGCCAAAATCACCTGGTTCCTAGACGGGAAgagtttggaaaattattcggaaAAG aTTTCGCAGGACACGAACATGACGGAATCCTCGCTGTCATTCAAAGCGACTCTTCAGGATCATAAAAAAGTATTGACATGTCGCGCAGACAATCCTCTTGTCGACGGAGGCGTCGAAGAGGATACTTGGAAGCTCAACATTCACT TCGTTCCCGTTCTCCGGTTGGATCTTGGCTCCAACATGAACCCCGAGGACATCGAGGAGGGTGACGATGTTTACTTCGAATGCAAGGTTCACGCTAATCCAGAAGCTTACAAGGTCGTTTGGAAACACAAC GGAAATGTTATACAAAACAATGCGAAGAACGGTTTCATCGTACAACGTTACGACCTCGCCCTGAGAACCGTTAACCGATCTCAGGCTGGAAATTACACGTGTGTCGCCAGTAACGTCGAGGGGGATGGAACGAGCAACAGCGTAGAGTTAAAAATAATGT ATAAACCGATCTGTCTTCCGGACCAAAAACGCGTTTACGGCGTCGCGAGGCACGAAGAAGCTCGCGTTGTTTGTCGCGTCGAGGCTTACCCAGCCCCCGATAGTTTCCGGTGGGCGTTCAACAACACCGAAGAAATGGTAGACGTTCCTCAAGCACGTTATAAAAATTCCACCAGAAGAACACAGAGCACATTGACCTACAGACCCGTTACGGAAATGGATTACGGAATGGTTCTTTGTTGGGCGAGCAATACCGCTGGACAACAAAGGAACGCTTGTATGTTCCACATCATACCGGCAG gcAAGCCCGAGTCCCCTTACAATTGCACGTTGACAAACCAAACTACGGATTCCCTTTCGGTCGAGTGCGCTGTGGGGTTTGACGGTGGTCAGCCGCAGCACTTCCTACTGGAGGTTTTCGACCAACACACAGGGATGCTTCAGGCCAACATCACCTCAAAGGACGCTGCTTTTACCGTCCAGGATTTGAAACCTGGAAAAGTCCTCAAGATGATTCTGTACGCAGCGAATTCAAAGGGACGCAGCGATCCGACGTTACTCGAGGGTTTCACGCTCAAGATCGCCGAAAAACAAACtg TGCGGGTTCTGTTCACAGGAACGCCGATCCCGTTCGAGCTAACGCCGTTATTAGGTGTCCTGATCGGAGTAATAACGGCCCTGATtttggtgactctgataaTTTTGGGCGCgctgaaattgaaaagtgaTCGAAGAGCCCAGCGGCCGGGTGATTTGCCGTTGAAGAAAGCGACCGCGCCGAGCGCCGAGGAACTCTACGACACCGATGACAGAAATCCGGACGTCGTCCCGACGAACAAAG ATTCAGATTATCAGCTCACCGGATCAACTGCTGGGACTCCATTGGCCGTGCAATCGACCCCCGATGGACAACCCTCCAATATTCCCGCTCATCAGATGAACCATCTTCAAGGACTTCCACCGACCTACCAGCTCAATGAGTACGACAATTATCCAACATTACCG TTATCCGGTGAAGTGACCTACGCCGAATTATGTTTGGCGCGTCCGACGACGCTGTCGACGTCTGGTTTGGATACAAAAATGGGTGTAATTGTCGGCGGTAAGCCTTACACGAAGGAGGCGACAGTTTACGCGTGTATAGATCACAGCGTGAGGCCGCCTCCAGGTTCACTTGGATTTCAGCAACAACAGGATGTCGGGGTGATAACAACGCCCGGAAGTGGTGTTTTATCCGGTAAGCATCACCCACGTGAAGTTGTTACCGTACGCACACCCCTAATATCGACACAAGAAAGTTGCGTATAG
- the LOC105686868 gene encoding synaptogenesis protein syg-2 isoform X1: MRYLVQALLIIAAASTTRVRGQGIPRTISDRRGGPPLQARAVLRGTAVLPCDLTPPQDNDSAILVVWYKNDVTPIYSYDMRPKHSEQAPHWKDTEYLNERAMFRTVTEPATLNIDHVEERDEGDYRCRVDFTKSPTRNSRIQLTVIVPPHKPNILDENGRTVPTVAGPYVEGGVMRLTCLVSGGRPQPVVRWWRGENLLDSKDEPGEFPALRRNTLVVTSLSRADLHAEFTCQALNNNISQPVSASVRIEMHLTPMSVQMLVSDLAPLSAERKYTIKCMTFGSRPPAKITWFLDGKSLENYSEKISQDTNMTESSLSFKATLQDHKKVLTCRADNPLVDGGVEEDTWKLNIHFVPVLRLDLGSNMNPEDIEEGDDVYFECKVHANPEAYKVVWKHNGNVIQNNAKNGFIVQRYDLALRTVNRSQAGNYTCVASNVEGDGTSNSVELKIMYKPICLPDQKRVYGVARHEEARVVCRVEAYPAPDSFRWAFNNTEEMVDVPQARYKNSTRRTQSTLTYRPVTEMDYGMVLCWASNTAGQQRNACMFHIIPAGKPESPYNCTLTNQTTDSLSVECAVGFDGGQPQHFLLEVFDQHTGMLQANITSKDAAFTVQDLKPGKVLKMILYAANSKGRSDPTLLEGFTLKIAEKQTVRVLFTGTPIPFELTPLLGVLIGVITALILVTLIILGALKLKSDRRAQRPGDLPLKKATAPSAEELYDTDDRNPDVVPTNKDSDYQLTGSTAGTPLAVQSTPDGQPSNIPAHQMNHLQGLPPTYQLNEYDNYPTLPLSGEVTYAELCLARPTTLSTSGLDTKMGVIVGGKPYTKEATVYACIDHSVRPPPGSLGFQQQQDVGVITTPGSGVLSGKHHPREVVTVRTPLISTQESCV; encoded by the exons TTACGACATGAGGCCGAAGCACTCGGAACAGGCGCCTCATTGGAAGGACACCGAGTACCTGAACGAAAGAGCGATGTTCAGAACGGTGACCGAACCCGCGACGTTGAACATCGACCACGTCGAGGAGAGGGACGAAGGTGATTACAGGTGCAGAGTCGACTTTACAAAAAGTCCGACGAGGAACTCGAGGATCCAATTGACCGTCATAG TTCCACCTCACAAGCCAAATATTCTTGACGAAAATGGGAGAACGGTACCTACTGTCGCAGGACCATACGTCGAAGGGGGAGTCATGAGACTGACTTGCCTCGTCTCGGGAG GTCGTCCCCAGCCGGTGGTTCGGTGGTGGAGGGGAGAAAATCTTCTGGACTCCAAGGACGAACCGGGAGAATTTCCGGCCCTCAGACGGAACACTTTGGTCGTTACGAGCCTGTCCAGGGCGGATTTACACGCTGAATTCACCTGCCAGGCTTTGAACAACAACATAAGCCAACCGGTTTCGGCATCGGTTCGCATAGAAATGCACC tgACACCCATGAGCGTCCAGATGCTCGTCAGCGATCTCGCACCCCTCAGTGCCGAGAGAAAGTACACCATAAAATGTATGACCTTCGGATCCAGGCCACCGGCCAAAATCACCTGGTTCCTAGACGGGAAgagtttggaaaattattcggaaAAG aTTTCGCAGGACACGAACATGACGGAATCCTCGCTGTCATTCAAAGCGACTCTTCAGGATCATAAAAAAGTATTGACATGTCGCGCAGACAATCCTCTTGTCGACGGAGGCGTCGAAGAGGATACTTGGAAGCTCAACATTCACT TCGTTCCCGTTCTCCGGTTGGATCTTGGCTCCAACATGAACCCCGAGGACATCGAGGAGGGTGACGATGTTTACTTCGAATGCAAGGTTCACGCTAATCCAGAAGCTTACAAGGTCGTTTGGAAACACAAC GGAAATGTTATACAAAACAATGCGAAGAACGGTTTCATCGTACAACGTTACGACCTCGCCCTGAGAACCGTTAACCGATCTCAGGCTGGAAATTACACGTGTGTCGCCAGTAACGTCGAGGGGGATGGAACGAGCAACAGCGTAGAGTTAAAAATAATGT ATAAACCGATCTGTCTTCCGGACCAAAAACGCGTTTACGGCGTCGCGAGGCACGAAGAAGCTCGCGTTGTTTGTCGCGTCGAGGCTTACCCAGCCCCCGATAGTTTCCGGTGGGCGTTCAACAACACCGAAGAAATGGTAGACGTTCCTCAAGCACGTTATAAAAATTCCACCAGAAGAACACAGAGCACATTGACCTACAGACCCGTTACGGAAATGGATTACGGAATGGTTCTTTGTTGGGCGAGCAATACCGCTGGACAACAAAGGAACGCTTGTATGTTCCACATCATACCGGCAG gcAAGCCCGAGTCCCCTTACAATTGCACGTTGACAAACCAAACTACGGATTCCCTTTCGGTCGAGTGCGCTGTGGGGTTTGACGGTGGTCAGCCGCAGCACTTCCTACTGGAGGTTTTCGACCAACACACAGGGATGCTTCAGGCCAACATCACCTCAAAGGACGCTGCTTTTACCGTCCAGGATTTGAAACCTGGAAAAGTCCTCAAGATGATTCTGTACGCAGCGAATTCAAAGGGACGCAGCGATCCGACGTTACTCGAGGGTTTCACGCTCAAGATCGCCGAAAAACAAACtg TGCGGGTTCTGTTCACAGGAACGCCGATCCCGTTCGAGCTAACGCCGTTATTAGGTGTCCTGATCGGAGTAATAACGGCCCTGATtttggtgactctgataaTTTTGGGCGCgctgaaattgaaaagtgaTCGAAGAGCCCAGCGGCCGGGTGATTTGCCGTTGAAGAAAGCGACCGCGCCGAGCGCCGAGGAACTCTACGACACCGATGACAGAAATCCGGACGTCGTCCCGACGAACAAAG ATTCAGATTATCAGCTCACCGGATCAACTGCTGGGACTCCATTGGCCGTGCAATCGACCCCCGATGGACAACCCTCCAATATTCCCGCTCATCAGATGAACCATCTTCAAGGACTTCCACCGACCTACCAGCTCAATGAGTACGACAATTATCCAACATTACCG TTATCCGGTGAAGTGACCTACGCCGAATTATGTTTGGCGCGTCCGACGACGCTGTCGACGTCTGGTTTGGATACAAAAATGGGTGTAATTGTCGGCGGTAAGCCTTACACGAAGGAGGCGACAGTTTACGCGTGTATAGATCACAGCGTGAGGCCGCCTCCAGGTTCACTTGGATTTCAGCAACAACAGGATGTCGGGGTGATAACAACGCCCGGAAGTGGTGTTTTATCCGGTAAGCATCACCCACGTGAAGTTGTTACCGTACGCACACCCCTAATATCGACACAAGAAAGTTGCGTATAG
- the LOC105686868 gene encoding synaptogenesis protein syg-2 isoform X5, translated as MRVRQFQHLETHALYFFSPLFDPKGANKAQEEKKKKCHPSYDMRPKHSEQAPHWKDTEYLNERAMFRTVTEPATLNIDHVEERDEGDYRCRVDFTKSPTRNSRIQLTVIVPPHKPNILDENGRTVPTVAGPYVEGGVMRLTCLVSGGRPQPVVRWWRGENLLDSKDEPGEFPALRRNTLVVTSLSRADLHAEFTCQALNNNISQPVSASVRIEMHLTPMSVQMLVSDLAPLSAERKYTIKCMTFGSRPPAKITWFLDGKSLENYSEKISQDTNMTESSLSFKATLQDHKKVLTCRADNPLVDGGVEEDTWKLNIHFVPVLRLDLGSNMNPEDIEEGDDVYFECKVHANPEAYKVVWKHNGNVIQNNAKNGFIVQRYDLALRTVNRSQAGNYTCVASNVEGDGTSNSVELKIMYKPICLPDQKRVYGVARHEEARVVCRVEAYPAPDSFRWAFNNTEEMVDVPQARYKNSTRRTQSTLTYRPVTEMDYGMVLCWASNTAGQQRNACMFHIIPAGKPESPYNCTLTNQTTDSLSVECAVGFDGGQPQHFLLEVFDQHTGMLQANITSKDAAFTVQDLKPGKVLKMILYAANSKGRSDPTLLEGFTLKIAEKQTVRVLFTGTPIPFELTPLLGVLIGVITALILVTLIILGALKLKSDRRAQRPGDLPLKKATAPSAEELYDTDDRNPDVVPTNKDSDYQLTGSTAGTPLAVQSTPDGQPSNIPAHQMNHLQGLPPTYQLNEYDNYPTLPLSGEVTYAELCLARPTTLSTSGLDTKMGVIVGGKPYTKEATVYACIDHSVRPPPGSLGFQQQQDVGVITTPGSGVLSGKHHPREVVTVRTPLISTQESCV; from the exons ATGCGAGTGCGACAATTTCAACACCTAGAGACACAcgcgctttattttttttcgcccctaTTTGACCCGAAAGGGGCGAATAAAGcgcaggaagaaaaaaaaaaaaaatgtcacccgAG TTACGACATGAGGCCGAAGCACTCGGAACAGGCGCCTCATTGGAAGGACACCGAGTACCTGAACGAAAGAGCGATGTTCAGAACGGTGACCGAACCCGCGACGTTGAACATCGACCACGTCGAGGAGAGGGACGAAGGTGATTACAGGTGCAGAGTCGACTTTACAAAAAGTCCGACGAGGAACTCGAGGATCCAATTGACCGTCATAG TTCCACCTCACAAGCCAAATATTCTTGACGAAAATGGGAGAACGGTACCTACTGTCGCAGGACCATACGTCGAAGGGGGAGTCATGAGACTGACTTGCCTCGTCTCGGGAG GTCGTCCCCAGCCGGTGGTTCGGTGGTGGAGGGGAGAAAATCTTCTGGACTCCAAGGACGAACCGGGAGAATTTCCGGCCCTCAGACGGAACACTTTGGTCGTTACGAGCCTGTCCAGGGCGGATTTACACGCTGAATTCACCTGCCAGGCTTTGAACAACAACATAAGCCAACCGGTTTCGGCATCGGTTCGCATAGAAATGCACC tgACACCCATGAGCGTCCAGATGCTCGTCAGCGATCTCGCACCCCTCAGTGCCGAGAGAAAGTACACCATAAAATGTATGACCTTCGGATCCAGGCCACCGGCCAAAATCACCTGGTTCCTAGACGGGAAgagtttggaaaattattcggaaAAG aTTTCGCAGGACACGAACATGACGGAATCCTCGCTGTCATTCAAAGCGACTCTTCAGGATCATAAAAAAGTATTGACATGTCGCGCAGACAATCCTCTTGTCGACGGAGGCGTCGAAGAGGATACTTGGAAGCTCAACATTCACT TCGTTCCCGTTCTCCGGTTGGATCTTGGCTCCAACATGAACCCCGAGGACATCGAGGAGGGTGACGATGTTTACTTCGAATGCAAGGTTCACGCTAATCCAGAAGCTTACAAGGTCGTTTGGAAACACAAC GGAAATGTTATACAAAACAATGCGAAGAACGGTTTCATCGTACAACGTTACGACCTCGCCCTGAGAACCGTTAACCGATCTCAGGCTGGAAATTACACGTGTGTCGCCAGTAACGTCGAGGGGGATGGAACGAGCAACAGCGTAGAGTTAAAAATAATGT ATAAACCGATCTGTCTTCCGGACCAAAAACGCGTTTACGGCGTCGCGAGGCACGAAGAAGCTCGCGTTGTTTGTCGCGTCGAGGCTTACCCAGCCCCCGATAGTTTCCGGTGGGCGTTCAACAACACCGAAGAAATGGTAGACGTTCCTCAAGCACGTTATAAAAATTCCACCAGAAGAACACAGAGCACATTGACCTACAGACCCGTTACGGAAATGGATTACGGAATGGTTCTTTGTTGGGCGAGCAATACCGCTGGACAACAAAGGAACGCTTGTATGTTCCACATCATACCGGCAG gcAAGCCCGAGTCCCCTTACAATTGCACGTTGACAAACCAAACTACGGATTCCCTTTCGGTCGAGTGCGCTGTGGGGTTTGACGGTGGTCAGCCGCAGCACTTCCTACTGGAGGTTTTCGACCAACACACAGGGATGCTTCAGGCCAACATCACCTCAAAGGACGCTGCTTTTACCGTCCAGGATTTGAAACCTGGAAAAGTCCTCAAGATGATTCTGTACGCAGCGAATTCAAAGGGACGCAGCGATCCGACGTTACTCGAGGGTTTCACGCTCAAGATCGCCGAAAAACAAACtg TGCGGGTTCTGTTCACAGGAACGCCGATCCCGTTCGAGCTAACGCCGTTATTAGGTGTCCTGATCGGAGTAATAACGGCCCTGATtttggtgactctgataaTTTTGGGCGCgctgaaattgaaaagtgaTCGAAGAGCCCAGCGGCCGGGTGATTTGCCGTTGAAGAAAGCGACCGCGCCGAGCGCCGAGGAACTCTACGACACCGATGACAGAAATCCGGACGTCGTCCCGACGAACAAAG ATTCAGATTATCAGCTCACCGGATCAACTGCTGGGACTCCATTGGCCGTGCAATCGACCCCCGATGGACAACCCTCCAATATTCCCGCTCATCAGATGAACCATCTTCAAGGACTTCCACCGACCTACCAGCTCAATGAGTACGACAATTATCCAACATTACCG TTATCCGGTGAAGTGACCTACGCCGAATTATGTTTGGCGCGTCCGACGACGCTGTCGACGTCTGGTTTGGATACAAAAATGGGTGTAATTGTCGGCGGTAAGCCTTACACGAAGGAGGCGACAGTTTACGCGTGTATAGATCACAGCGTGAGGCCGCCTCCAGGTTCACTTGGATTTCAGCAACAACAGGATGTCGGGGTGATAACAACGCCCGGAAGTGGTGTTTTATCCGGTAAGCATCACCCACGTGAAGTTGTTACCGTACGCACACCCCTAATATCGACACAAGAAAGTTGCGTATAG
- the LOC105686868 gene encoding synaptogenesis protein syg-2 isoform X4 codes for MRYLVQALLIIAAASTTRVRGQGPPLQARAVLRGTAVLPCDLTPPQDNDSAILVVWYKNDVTPIYSYDMRPKHSEQAPHWKDTEYLNERAMFRTVTEPATLNIDHVEERDEGDYRCRVDFTKSPTRNSRIQLTVIVPPHKPNILDENGRTVPTVAGPYVEGGVMRLTCLVSGGRPQPVVRWWRGENLLDSKDEPGEFPALRRNTLVVTSLSRADLHAEFTCQALNNNISQPVSASVRIEMHLTPMSVQMLVSDLAPLSAERKYTIKCMTFGSRPPAKITWFLDGKSLENYSEKISQDTNMTESSLSFKATLQDHKKVLTCRADNPLVDGGVEEDTWKLNIHFVPVLRLDLGSNMNPEDIEEGDDVYFECKVHANPEAYKVVWKHNGNVIQNNAKNGFIVQRYDLALRTVNRSQAGNYTCVASNVEGDGTSNSVELKIMYKPICLPDQKRVYGVARHEEARVVCRVEAYPAPDSFRWAFNNTEEMVDVPQARYKNSTRRTQSTLTYRPVTEMDYGMVLCWASNTAGQQRNACMFHIIPAGKPESPYNCTLTNQTTDSLSVECAVGFDGGQPQHFLLEVFDQHTGMLQANITSKDAAFTVQDLKPGKVLKMILYAANSKGRSDPTLLEGFTLKIAEKQTVRVLFTGTPIPFELTPLLGVLIGVITALILVTLIILGALKLKSDRRAQRPGDLPLKKATAPSAEELYDTDDRNPDVVPTNKDSDYQLTGSTAGTPLAVQSTPDGQPSNIPAHQMNHLQGLPPTYQLNEYDNYPTLPLSGEVTYAELCLARPTTLSTSGLDTKMGVIVGGKPYTKEATVYACIDHSVRPPPGSLGFQQQQDVGVITTPGSGVLSGKHHPREVVTVRTPLISTQESCV; via the exons TTACGACATGAGGCCGAAGCACTCGGAACAGGCGCCTCATTGGAAGGACACCGAGTACCTGAACGAAAGAGCGATGTTCAGAACGGTGACCGAACCCGCGACGTTGAACATCGACCACGTCGAGGAGAGGGACGAAGGTGATTACAGGTGCAGAGTCGACTTTACAAAAAGTCCGACGAGGAACTCGAGGATCCAATTGACCGTCATAG TTCCACCTCACAAGCCAAATATTCTTGACGAAAATGGGAGAACGGTACCTACTGTCGCAGGACCATACGTCGAAGGGGGAGTCATGAGACTGACTTGCCTCGTCTCGGGAG GTCGTCCCCAGCCGGTGGTTCGGTGGTGGAGGGGAGAAAATCTTCTGGACTCCAAGGACGAACCGGGAGAATTTCCGGCCCTCAGACGGAACACTTTGGTCGTTACGAGCCTGTCCAGGGCGGATTTACACGCTGAATTCACCTGCCAGGCTTTGAACAACAACATAAGCCAACCGGTTTCGGCATCGGTTCGCATAGAAATGCACC tgACACCCATGAGCGTCCAGATGCTCGTCAGCGATCTCGCACCCCTCAGTGCCGAGAGAAAGTACACCATAAAATGTATGACCTTCGGATCCAGGCCACCGGCCAAAATCACCTGGTTCCTAGACGGGAAgagtttggaaaattattcggaaAAG aTTTCGCAGGACACGAACATGACGGAATCCTCGCTGTCATTCAAAGCGACTCTTCAGGATCATAAAAAAGTATTGACATGTCGCGCAGACAATCCTCTTGTCGACGGAGGCGTCGAAGAGGATACTTGGAAGCTCAACATTCACT TCGTTCCCGTTCTCCGGTTGGATCTTGGCTCCAACATGAACCCCGAGGACATCGAGGAGGGTGACGATGTTTACTTCGAATGCAAGGTTCACGCTAATCCAGAAGCTTACAAGGTCGTTTGGAAACACAAC GGAAATGTTATACAAAACAATGCGAAGAACGGTTTCATCGTACAACGTTACGACCTCGCCCTGAGAACCGTTAACCGATCTCAGGCTGGAAATTACACGTGTGTCGCCAGTAACGTCGAGGGGGATGGAACGAGCAACAGCGTAGAGTTAAAAATAATGT ATAAACCGATCTGTCTTCCGGACCAAAAACGCGTTTACGGCGTCGCGAGGCACGAAGAAGCTCGCGTTGTTTGTCGCGTCGAGGCTTACCCAGCCCCCGATAGTTTCCGGTGGGCGTTCAACAACACCGAAGAAATGGTAGACGTTCCTCAAGCACGTTATAAAAATTCCACCAGAAGAACACAGAGCACATTGACCTACAGACCCGTTACGGAAATGGATTACGGAATGGTTCTTTGTTGGGCGAGCAATACCGCTGGACAACAAAGGAACGCTTGTATGTTCCACATCATACCGGCAG gcAAGCCCGAGTCCCCTTACAATTGCACGTTGACAAACCAAACTACGGATTCCCTTTCGGTCGAGTGCGCTGTGGGGTTTGACGGTGGTCAGCCGCAGCACTTCCTACTGGAGGTTTTCGACCAACACACAGGGATGCTTCAGGCCAACATCACCTCAAAGGACGCTGCTTTTACCGTCCAGGATTTGAAACCTGGAAAAGTCCTCAAGATGATTCTGTACGCAGCGAATTCAAAGGGACGCAGCGATCCGACGTTACTCGAGGGTTTCACGCTCAAGATCGCCGAAAAACAAACtg TGCGGGTTCTGTTCACAGGAACGCCGATCCCGTTCGAGCTAACGCCGTTATTAGGTGTCCTGATCGGAGTAATAACGGCCCTGATtttggtgactctgataaTTTTGGGCGCgctgaaattgaaaagtgaTCGAAGAGCCCAGCGGCCGGGTGATTTGCCGTTGAAGAAAGCGACCGCGCCGAGCGCCGAGGAACTCTACGACACCGATGACAGAAATCCGGACGTCGTCCCGACGAACAAAG ATTCAGATTATCAGCTCACCGGATCAACTGCTGGGACTCCATTGGCCGTGCAATCGACCCCCGATGGACAACCCTCCAATATTCCCGCTCATCAGATGAACCATCTTCAAGGACTTCCACCGACCTACCAGCTCAATGAGTACGACAATTATCCAACATTACCG TTATCCGGTGAAGTGACCTACGCCGAATTATGTTTGGCGCGTCCGACGACGCTGTCGACGTCTGGTTTGGATACAAAAATGGGTGTAATTGTCGGCGGTAAGCCTTACACGAAGGAGGCGACAGTTTACGCGTGTATAGATCACAGCGTGAGGCCGCCTCCAGGTTCACTTGGATTTCAGCAACAACAGGATGTCGGGGTGATAACAACGCCCGGAAGTGGTGTTTTATCCGGTAAGCATCACCCACGTGAAGTTGTTACCGTACGCACACCCCTAATATCGACACAAGAAAGTTGCGTATAG